In Trichocoleus sp. FACHB-46, the sequence TGGCATTGGGCAATATTATATTCAAGGTTTACAACAAACTGGAGCCGCTCGTATTTATGCAGGTGCCCGTAATCCAGATAGTTTGAAGGATATTGCGGCAGCCGACCCCGATCGCATTATTCCAATTTCATTGGATATTACCGATGAAGCTTCGGTCAAAGAGGCAGCTGAGGCGTACTCGGATGTAAATCTCCTCATCAACAATGCGGGAGTGGGGTTTAACCAGCGGTTGGTCGCAGATGCCAACTTTGACCAGATGCGAGTGGAGATCGAAGTCAACTACTTCGGGACGTTGCGGATGTGTTTGGCGTTTGCTCCAGTTTTGAAAGCCAATGGGGGAGGAGCGATCGTGAATATGCTAACGATGCTGGCAAAGGTCAATTTTCCGCTGAATGCTTCCTACGGTGCCTCGAAAGCGGCGGCTCTGTTGGCGACACAGGGCATTCGAGCTGAACTTGCCTCACAGAAAACGTTGGTGGTTGGGGTCATGCCCGGAACGGTAGACGCCGGAATGAGTAAACACTTTCCACCCCCAAAAGTTGCGCCTGAAGAGGTGGTGCGGGCAGCACTTCAGGCCGTCGTAGATGAGGTTGAAGATGTTTACCCAGGTGAGCAGGCACAGAAAATGCAAGCACAATTACTGCAAGACCCGAAAGCGATTGAGAAGTGGATGGCAGAAATGGTATCCACTTAACCTTAATTTCGGTTCGCCCCCTCACTGATCCTGACCATGCTCCTCAAGACAAATTCTTTTCTTGTCAAAGCCACTCTGCTCCTCAGCAGTAGCCTCACCGTCATGGCAGGAGCGACGATCGCCCCAGCTCTGCCTGCCATGCGCGACCACTTCGCCGCCACCCCCAATGCGGACTACTGGGTACGGCTTGTTTTAACTGCCCCAGCGTTATTCATTGCGCTCGGTGCTCCGCTAGTAGGGACGTTAATCGATCGCTTTGGGCGGAAACCCCTTCTGGCGATCGCTGTGTTGTTGTACGGCTTGGCAGGTACTTCTGGAGCCGTATTGAACAATCTTGGCCTGATCTTGGTCGGGCGAGTGCTCTTGGGATTGAGCGTAGCAGGCATTATGACGACCGCTACGGCTCTCATCGCCGACTATTACATTGGAGCTGTTCGCGCCCAATTCCTCGGCTTTCAGGCAGCCTTTATGGGCTTAGGTGGAGTGTTGTTTCTATCACTGGGCGGATTTTTGGCAGATGTGAACTGGCGAATGCCATTCCTGATTTATCTGCTGGCCCTCTTGATTTTGCCGCTTGTAGTCTTTGTTCTACCAGAGCCTAACCAGGCAGCAGATGCTCCAAATTCGGGAATAGATGGCACTGACGTTTTTCCGTGGCAGGTTGTAGCCTTGACCTATGGTGCTGCATTTCTGTCGCAGATTGTATTTT encodes:
- a CDS encoding MFS transporter, which produces MLLKTNSFLVKATLLLSSSLTVMAGATIAPALPAMRDHFAATPNADYWVRLVLTAPALFIALGAPLVGTLIDRFGRKPLLAIAVLLYGLAGTSGAVLNNLGLILVGRVLLGLSVAGIMTTATALIADYYIGAVRAQFLGFQAAFMGLGGVLFLSLGGFLADVNWRMPFLIYLLALLILPLVVFVLPEPNQAADAPNSGIDGTDVFPWQVVALTYGAAFLSQIVFYLIPVQLPFYLKQLVNANASQSGLAIALATLFSAGSAIAYKQIKTRLSYMGIYAIAFLSMAVGYLVIGVSPTYAMVLVGLAIAGTGLGLLMPNMNVCLTSVTPGSLRGRVLGGLTTAFFLGQFVSPILSQPLSGAVGLDVTYRLAGGLMVAMGAVALGLGWRWW
- a CDS encoding SDR family oxidoreductase, whose amino-acid sequence is MQVQGAIALVTGANGGIGQYYIQGLQQTGAARIYAGARNPDSLKDIAAADPDRIIPISLDITDEASVKEAAEAYSDVNLLINNAGVGFNQRLVADANFDQMRVEIEVNYFGTLRMCLAFAPVLKANGGGAIVNMLTMLAKVNFPLNASYGASKAAALLATQGIRAELASQKTLVVGVMPGTVDAGMSKHFPPPKVAPEEVVRAALQAVVDEVEDVYPGEQAQKMQAQLLQDPKAIEKWMAEMVST